In a genomic window of Sarcophilus harrisii chromosome 4, mSarHar1.11, whole genome shotgun sequence:
- the BLZF1 gene encoding golgin-45 encodes MTSLESPEVKVSPASVPIRGAGDGMETEQPSKSVEVTSGVHPQSCHGLRSPRKKPVSSLSPGVLQLGKIITDKAVEVEAVRILVPKAAITHDIPAKNAKLVKSLGHHKGELLSQSDGVVDPRKEVAELKNQVEKLRSSEKRLLQDKEGLSNQLRVQTEVNRELKKLLVASVGDDLQYHFERLAREKNQLILENEALGRNTAQLSEQLERMSIQCDVWRSKFLASRVMADELTNARAALQRQSRDAQSAIQDLLSEREQFRQEMITTHKLLEELLVSLQWGREQTYYPSEQPHSTAELASANHRLATALNSHLLGNVGTKNLKKASPAFEFCSTPAEKMAETILRILDPATCTESSSEIFSESSPATLLSTKKNIGRFHPYTRYENITFNCCNHCQGELIAL; translated from the exons atgactTCCCTTGAAAGTCCTGAAGTTAAAG TAAGTCCTGCTTCAGTACCAATCCGTGGAGCTGGAGATGGAATGGAAACTGAGCAGCCATCTAAGTCGGTAGAAGTTACCTCTGGAGTCCATCCCCAGAGCTGTCATGGCCTGCGAAGTCCGCGGAAGAAACCTGTTTCATCACTGAGCCCAGGAGTGCTTCAGCTGGGCAAGATTATCACTGACAAAGCAGTAGAAGTTGAAGCTGTTCGAATACTAGTTCCCAAAGCTGCTATAACCCATGATATCCCTGCCAAAAATGCCAAACTAGTCAAATCTTTGGGACATCATAAAGGAGAACTTTTAAGTCAATCAGATGGAGTCGTAGATCCCAGAAAAGAGGTGGCAGAGCTAAAAAACCAAGTGGAAAAACTCAGGAGTTCTGAAAAGAGATTGCTGCAAGATAAAGAAGGGCTTTCCAACCAGCTCCGTGTGCAGACAGAG GTAAATCGTGAATTAAAGAAGTTGTTAGTAGCTTCTGTTGGGGATGATCTGCAATATCACTTTGAACGTTTGGCTCGTGAGAAAAATCagcttattttagaaaatgaGGCCCTGGGTCGGAACACAGCTCAGCTCTCTGAACAGTTAGAACGCATGTCTATACAGTGTGATGTATGGCGAAGTAAATTCCTAGCAAGCAG GGTTATGGCTGATGAGTTAACCAATGCTAGAGCAGCTTTACAGCGTCAAAGCCGGGATGCCCAGAGTGCTATTCAAGACCTCCTAAGTGAACGAGAACAGTTCCGGCAAGAAATGATCACTACTCATAA ATTATTAGAAGAACTCTTGGTTTCCTTGCAGTGGGGTAGAGAGCAGACTTACTACCCTAGTGAACAACCCCATAGCACTGCAGAGCTGGCCTCAGCAAATCACAGACTGGCCACAGCACTGAATTCCCACCTGCTTGGAAATGTTGGCACTAAGAATCTAAAAAAAGCTTCCCCTGCGTTTGAATTCTGTAGTACTCCCGCTGAAAAAATGGCCGAAACA attcTGCGAATTTTAGATCCAGCTACCTGTACAGAAAGCTCATCTGAAATATTTTCAGAGTCTTCACCAGCCACTTTgctttctacaaaaaaaaatattggacgATTCCATCCATATACTAGATATGAAAATATAACTTTCAACTGCTGCAATCACTGCCAGGGAGAACTTATTGCCctttaa